A section of the Acanthochromis polyacanthus isolate Apoly-LR-REF ecotype Palm Island chromosome 1, KAUST_Apoly_ChrSc, whole genome shotgun sequence genome encodes:
- the ntn4 gene encoding netrin-4 isoform X2, with amino-acid sequence MLVLLAISLAVLSDAGLSVEVFRAGVAPRCESRACNPRMGNLALGRRVLTQTVCGNNGTELYCSYSDPNANLACSAAKCAKCNAGLPLLSHLAGAMSDSSFRHPNTWWQSAEGAESETVQLDLETEFYFTHLIVVFRSPRPSAMTLERSQDFGRTWRMLQYYADNCSTTFGLEEGKAGRDGAVCTSKYSGAYPCNRGEVIYRTLPKWESLDPFGAEGQQQLRVTNVRIRLLKGQACPCQAKDLTSAHEDLPTRHFAIYDLIVKGSCFCNGHAEQCVPAPGYQPIRDRTNHVVHGKCVCRHNTAGDHCERCAALYNDRPWQPADGLTGAPHECRKCKCNGHAQSCHFDWTAWRESGQRSGGVCDCLHNTEGRQCQKCKAGFYRDPQQPQTAPDSCKPCSCHPLGSMPFHLADGSLCDPSNGNCICKPGVGGAHCDRCMVGYWGFHEYGCRPCDCAGDCDPFTGDCMFGSDLDLYNLEGNSSEPVRIFRADELFSALHYSEKCECKEQALTNSKLFCTMNYAYGVEYLVAGHSDRKHGRLLVNMKSFVKPWKASLGRKVLTLLKKDCNW; translated from the exons ATGTTGGTTCTGTTGGCGATCAGTCTGGCCGTGTTGTCAGATGCAG GTCTGTCGGTGGAGGTGTTCCGTGCAGGCGTGGCCCCTCGCTGTGAGAGCCGGGCCTGCAACCCCCGCATGGGTAACTTGGCTCTGGGTCGGAGGGTCCTGACGCAAACCGTCTGCGGCAACAACGGCACCGAGCTCTACTGCTCCTACTCCGACCCCAACGCCAACCTGGCCTGCAGCGCCGCCAAATGCGCCAAGTGCAACGCCGGCCTGCCCCTCCTGTCCCACCTGGCCGGCGCCATGTCCGACTCCTCCTTCCGCCACCCCAACACCTGGTGGCAGTCGGCGGAGGGGGCGGAGTCTGAGACGGTGCAGCTGGACCTGGAGACGGAGTTCTACTTCACCCATCTCATCGTAGTGTTTCGCTCGCCAAGGCCCTCCGCCATGACCCTGGAGCGCTCGCAGGACTTTGGGCGGACGTGGAGGATGCTGCAATACTACGCCGACAACTGCAGCACCACCTTTGGGCTGGAGGAGGGGAAGGCGGGCCGGGATGGAGCCGTCTGCACGTCCAAGTACTCGGGTGCTTATCCCTGCAACCGTGGAGAG GTGATATACCGAACCCTCCCAAAGTGGGAGTCCTTGGATCCTTTTGGGGCGGAgggccagcagcagctgaggGTGACCAACGTCCGAATCCGGCTGCTGAAGGGTCAGGCGTGTCCCTGCCAGGCTAAAGACCTCACCTCAGCACACGAAGACCTTCCCACTCGGCACTTTGCCATCTATGACCTGATAGTGAAGGGAAGCTGCTTCTGTAACGGCCACGCTGAGCAGTGTGTCCCCGCACCGGGGTACCAGCCCATCAGGGACCGGACCAACCATGTG GTCCATGGgaagtgtgtgtgcagacacaACACTGCAGGTGATCACTGCGAGCGCTGCGCTGCGCTCTACAACGACCGACCCTGGCAGCCCGCCGACGGACTGACGGGAGCTCCACATGAATGTCGGA AGTGTAAGTGCAACGGACACGCTCAGAGCTGCCACTTTGATTGGACGGCGTGGCGCGAGTCCGGCCAGCGCAGCGGAGGCGTCTGCGACTGTCTGCACAACACCGAAGGGCGTCAGTGTCAGAAATGCAAAGCCGGCTTCTACAGAGACCCCCAGCAACCGCAGACGGCCCCCGACTCCTGCAAAC CATGCAGCTGTCACCCCCTGGGCTCGATGCCCTTCCACCTGGCTGACGGTTCGCTCTGCGACCCTTCCAACGGAAACTGCATCTGCAAACCTGGAGTAGGCGGAGCCCACTGCGACAGGTGCATGGTGGGATACTGGGGCTTCCACGAATATGGCTGCCGTCCGTGCGACTGTGCAGGAGACTGTGATCCGTTTACTGGAGACTGCATGTTCGG ctcTGATCTGGATCTGTACAACCTGGAGGGAAACTCCAGCGAACCGGTGAGGATCTTCAGAGCAGACGAGCTCTTCTCTGCTCTCCACTACTCAG AGAAGTGTGAGTGCAAAGAGCAAGCCCTGACCAACAGTAAACTCTTCTGCACCATGAACTATGCCTACG GGGTGGAGTATCTGGTGGCGGGGCACTCGGACCGAAAGCACGGCCGCCTCCTCGTCAACATGAAAAGCTTCGTGAAGCCTTGGAAAGCCAGTTTGGGCCGCAAAGTCCTCACGCTACTCAAGAAAGACTGCAACTGGTAG
- the ntn4 gene encoding netrin-4 isoform X1, protein MLVLLAISLAVLSDAGLSVEVFRAGVAPRCESRACNPRMGNLALGRRVLTQTVCGNNGTELYCSYSDPNANLACSAAKCAKCNAGLPLLSHLAGAMSDSSFRHPNTWWQSAEGAESETVQLDLETEFYFTHLIVVFRSPRPSAMTLERSQDFGRTWRMLQYYADNCSTTFGLEEGKAGRDGAVCTSKYSGAYPCNRGEVIYRTLPKWESLDPFGAEGQQQLRVTNVRIRLLKGQACPCQAKDLTSAHEDLPTRHFAIYDLIVKGSCFCNGHAEQCVPAPGYQPIRDRTNHVVHGKCVCRHNTAGDHCERCAALYNDRPWQPADGLTGAPHECRKCKCNGHAQSCHFDWTAWRESGQRSGGVCDCLHNTEGRQCQKCKAGFYRDPQQPQTAPDSCKPCSCHPLGSMPFHLADGSLCDPSNGNCICKPGVGGAHCDRCMVGYWGFHEYGCRPCDCAGDCDPFTGDCMFGSDLDLYNLEGNSSEPVRIFRADELFSALHYSEKCECKEQALTNSKLFCTMNYAYVLKVKVLSAHDKGSHAEVEVKVQKVLSQNTKVKIQRGRVTLYPESWTARGCTCPILNPGVEYLVAGHSDRKHGRLLVNMKSFVKPWKASLGRKVLTLLKKDCNW, encoded by the exons ATGTTGGTTCTGTTGGCGATCAGTCTGGCCGTGTTGTCAGATGCAG GTCTGTCGGTGGAGGTGTTCCGTGCAGGCGTGGCCCCTCGCTGTGAGAGCCGGGCCTGCAACCCCCGCATGGGTAACTTGGCTCTGGGTCGGAGGGTCCTGACGCAAACCGTCTGCGGCAACAACGGCACCGAGCTCTACTGCTCCTACTCCGACCCCAACGCCAACCTGGCCTGCAGCGCCGCCAAATGCGCCAAGTGCAACGCCGGCCTGCCCCTCCTGTCCCACCTGGCCGGCGCCATGTCCGACTCCTCCTTCCGCCACCCCAACACCTGGTGGCAGTCGGCGGAGGGGGCGGAGTCTGAGACGGTGCAGCTGGACCTGGAGACGGAGTTCTACTTCACCCATCTCATCGTAGTGTTTCGCTCGCCAAGGCCCTCCGCCATGACCCTGGAGCGCTCGCAGGACTTTGGGCGGACGTGGAGGATGCTGCAATACTACGCCGACAACTGCAGCACCACCTTTGGGCTGGAGGAGGGGAAGGCGGGCCGGGATGGAGCCGTCTGCACGTCCAAGTACTCGGGTGCTTATCCCTGCAACCGTGGAGAG GTGATATACCGAACCCTCCCAAAGTGGGAGTCCTTGGATCCTTTTGGGGCGGAgggccagcagcagctgaggGTGACCAACGTCCGAATCCGGCTGCTGAAGGGTCAGGCGTGTCCCTGCCAGGCTAAAGACCTCACCTCAGCACACGAAGACCTTCCCACTCGGCACTTTGCCATCTATGACCTGATAGTGAAGGGAAGCTGCTTCTGTAACGGCCACGCTGAGCAGTGTGTCCCCGCACCGGGGTACCAGCCCATCAGGGACCGGACCAACCATGTG GTCCATGGgaagtgtgtgtgcagacacaACACTGCAGGTGATCACTGCGAGCGCTGCGCTGCGCTCTACAACGACCGACCCTGGCAGCCCGCCGACGGACTGACGGGAGCTCCACATGAATGTCGGA AGTGTAAGTGCAACGGACACGCTCAGAGCTGCCACTTTGATTGGACGGCGTGGCGCGAGTCCGGCCAGCGCAGCGGAGGCGTCTGCGACTGTCTGCACAACACCGAAGGGCGTCAGTGTCAGAAATGCAAAGCCGGCTTCTACAGAGACCCCCAGCAACCGCAGACGGCCCCCGACTCCTGCAAAC CATGCAGCTGTCACCCCCTGGGCTCGATGCCCTTCCACCTGGCTGACGGTTCGCTCTGCGACCCTTCCAACGGAAACTGCATCTGCAAACCTGGAGTAGGCGGAGCCCACTGCGACAGGTGCATGGTGGGATACTGGGGCTTCCACGAATATGGCTGCCGTCCGTGCGACTGTGCAGGAGACTGTGATCCGTTTACTGGAGACTGCATGTTCGG ctcTGATCTGGATCTGTACAACCTGGAGGGAAACTCCAGCGAACCGGTGAGGATCTTCAGAGCAGACGAGCTCTTCTCTGCTCTCCACTACTCAG AGAAGTGTGAGTGCAAAGAGCAAGCCCTGACCAACAGTAAACTCTTCTGCACCATGAACTATGCCTACG TGCTGAAGGTGAAAGTGTTGTCAGCCCACGATAAGGGCTCCCACGCCGAGGTGGAGGTCAAAGTTCAGAAGGTGCTCAGTCAGAACACCAAAGTGAAGATACAGCGAGGCCGAGTCACCCTTTACCCCGAGTCCTGGACCGCCCGGGGCTGCACCTGCCCCATCCTCAATCCAg GGGTGGAGTATCTGGTGGCGGGGCACTCGGACCGAAAGCACGGCCGCCTCCTCGTCAACATGAAAAGCTTCGTGAAGCCTTGGAAAGCCAGTTTGGGCCGCAAAGTCCTCACGCTACTCAAGAAAGACTGCAACTGGTAG